Proteins encoded within one genomic window of Macrotis lagotis isolate mMagLag1 chromosome 3, bilby.v1.9.chrom.fasta, whole genome shotgun sequence:
- the CFI gene encoding complement factor I isoform X3 has protein sequence MKLGHYLLLLLCVDLSFCKNLSQEDLLDEKCLQEKYTSQSCDKVFCHPWEKCIDKSCTCKLPYQCPKTISLVCSTTGRNYNNYCQLKSHECLYPKTKFLTNGTCSGQGQFDLSLKYGNSESEGLVEVKLGNTTAFICQKNWSITEANVACYYRGFKGGAVNYEKRFNFPHYVDVKITSCLEANCRGLETTLAECVLTKRKTNGKNLAGVVCHTEEADLINDDSFHCVNGKYIPQEKTCDGINDCGDQSDELCCKGCRKGGFFCKSGVCISPKYLCNGEMDCIGGDDEVNCEDTRNSEHEIQEEEEILSVNMDEDRKLLKSLLPQINCGVRNNTHIRRKRVVGGKRANKGQFPWQVTIKEGERIHCGGTYIGGCWVLTAAHCVRKNVAHRYQVWTGLLDWLKINNETGIERVNRVIIHEDYNAVTYQNDIALIELKKHQTKPTCELPTTIPACVPWSSYLFRPGDKCFVSGLGRDEGKKNLYKLKWGEIQLIGNCSKYYSTRFFEKEMECAGTDDGSIDACKGDSGGPLVCMDSNNVAYVWGVVSWGENCGKPEYPGVYTKVAHYFDWISHHVGRSLISKYNV, from the exons ATGAAACTAGGTCATTATCTTCTCTTACTTTTGTGTGTTGACttaagtttttgtaag AATCTATCACAAGAGGATCTTCTAGATGAAAAATGCTTACAAGAAAAATACACAAGTCAATCTTGTGATAAAGTTTTCTGCCACCCATGGGAAAAATGTATTGACAAAAGTTGTACTTGCAAACTTCCTTACCAATGTCCAAAGACAATTTCATTGGTGTGTTCAACCACTGGAAGAAACTATAATAATTACTGTCAACTAAAGAGCCATGAATGCCTCTATCCGAAAACAAAGTTTTTAACTAATGGAACTTGCAGTGGTCAAG GTCAATTTGATCTTTCTTTGAAATATGGAAAttcagagtcagaaggacttgttGAAGTAAAACTTGGTAATACGACAGCATTCATATGTCAAAAAAATTGGAGCATAACTGAAGCAAATGTGGCCTGTTACTATCGTGGGTTTAAAGg AGGAGCTGTTAATTATGAGAAAAGATTTAATTTCCCTCATTATGTTGATGTCAAGATCACCAGTTGTTTGGAAGCAAATTGTAGAGGATTGGAAACCACTTTGGCAGAATGTGTTTTAACAAAGAGGAAGACTAATGGCAAGAATTTGGCTGGTGTGGTGTGTCATACAGAAGAAGCAG ACCTCATCAATGATGATTCATTCCATTGTGTCAATGGGAAGTACATTCCACAGGAAAAAACTTGTGATGGTATCAATGATTGTGGAGACCAAAGTGACGAACTGTGTTGTAAAG GGTGCAGAAAAGGAGGTTTCTTTTGTAAATCAGGTGTTTGTATTTCCCCAAAATATCTATGTAATGGTGAAATGGACTGCATTGGAGGAGATGATGAAGTAAATTGTGAAG ATACTAGAAATTCTGAACATGAGATCCAAG aagaagaagaaattttgaGTGTTAATATGGATGAAG acaGAAAATTATTGAAGTCTCTTTTACCCCAAATAAACTGTGGTGTTAGAAACAACACACATATTCGAAGAAAACGAGTTGTAGGAGGAAAGAGGGCAAATAAG GGGCAATTCCCATGGCAGGTGACAATTAAAGAAGGTGAGAGAATCCACTGTGGAGGAACCTATATTGGTGGCTGTTGGGTACTGACTGCTGCCCATTGTGTcag AAAAAATGTAGCACATCGGTATCAAGTATGGACAGGGTTATTAGACTggttaaaaattaataatgaaactGGAATCGAGAGGGTAAATCGAGTGATAATTCACGAAGACTACAACGCAGTCACCTATCAAAATGACATTGCCTTAATCGAGTTGAAAAAACACCAGACCAAGCCCACATGTGAGCTGCCAACCACCATCCCTGCCTGTGTCCCCTGGTCCAGCTACCTCTTCAGACCTGGTGATAAGTGCTTTGTTTCTGGCCTAGGACGAGATGAAG ggaaaaaaaatctttacaagcTCAAATGGGGTGAAATCCAGCTGATAGGCAACTGTTCTAAATATTATTCAACTcgcttctttgagaaggaaatggaatgtgCAG GAACAGATGATGGTTCTATAGATGCCTGTAAAGGGGATTCTGGAGGGCCCTTGGTCTGTATGGATTCCAACAATGTGGCATATGTTTGGGGTGTTGTAAGCTGGGGTGAAAATTGTGGAAAACCTGAATACCCCGGTGTTTATACCAAAGTGGCCCACTATTTTGACTGGATTAGTCATCATGTGGGAAGatctttaatttctaaatataatgTGTGA
- the CFI gene encoding complement factor I isoform X1, with the protein MKLGHYLLLLLCVDLSFCKNLSQEDLLDEKCLQEKYTSQSCDKVFCHPWEKCIDKSCTCKLPYQCPKTISLVCSTTGRNYNNYCQLKSHECLYPKTKFLTNGTCSGQGQFDLSLKYGNSESEGLVEVKLGNTTAFICQKNWSITEANVACYYRGFKGGAVNYEKRFNFPHYVDVKITSCLEANCRGLETTLAECVLTKRKTNGKNLAGVVCHTEEADLINDDSFHCVNGKYIPQEKTCDGINDCGDQSDELCCKGCRKGGFFCKSGVCISPKYLCNGEMDCIGGDDEVNCEDLGHSEDQDLTASEIQDTRNSEHEIQEEEEILSVNMDEDRKLLKSLLPQINCGVRNNTHIRRKRVVGGKRANKGQFPWQVTIKEGERIHCGGTYIGGCWVLTAAHCVRKNVAHRYQVWTGLLDWLKINNETGIERVNRVIIHEDYNAVTYQNDIALIELKKHQTKPTCELPTTIPACVPWSSYLFRPGDKCFVSGLGRDEGKKNLYKLKWGEIQLIGNCSKYYSTRFFEKEMECAGTDDGSIDACKGDSGGPLVCMDSNNVAYVWGVVSWGENCGKPEYPGVYTKVAHYFDWISHHVGRSLISKYNV; encoded by the exons ATGAAACTAGGTCATTATCTTCTCTTACTTTTGTGTGTTGACttaagtttttgtaag AATCTATCACAAGAGGATCTTCTAGATGAAAAATGCTTACAAGAAAAATACACAAGTCAATCTTGTGATAAAGTTTTCTGCCACCCATGGGAAAAATGTATTGACAAAAGTTGTACTTGCAAACTTCCTTACCAATGTCCAAAGACAATTTCATTGGTGTGTTCAACCACTGGAAGAAACTATAATAATTACTGTCAACTAAAGAGCCATGAATGCCTCTATCCGAAAACAAAGTTTTTAACTAATGGAACTTGCAGTGGTCAAG GTCAATTTGATCTTTCTTTGAAATATGGAAAttcagagtcagaaggacttgttGAAGTAAAACTTGGTAATACGACAGCATTCATATGTCAAAAAAATTGGAGCATAACTGAAGCAAATGTGGCCTGTTACTATCGTGGGTTTAAAGg AGGAGCTGTTAATTATGAGAAAAGATTTAATTTCCCTCATTATGTTGATGTCAAGATCACCAGTTGTTTGGAAGCAAATTGTAGAGGATTGGAAACCACTTTGGCAGAATGTGTTTTAACAAAGAGGAAGACTAATGGCAAGAATTTGGCTGGTGTGGTGTGTCATACAGAAGAAGCAG ACCTCATCAATGATGATTCATTCCATTGTGTCAATGGGAAGTACATTCCACAGGAAAAAACTTGTGATGGTATCAATGATTGTGGAGACCAAAGTGACGAACTGTGTTGTAAAG GGTGCAGAAAAGGAGGTTTCTTTTGTAAATCAGGTGTTTGTATTTCCCCAAAATATCTATGTAATGGTGAAATGGACTGCATTGGAGGAGATGATGAAGTAAATTGTGAAG ACTTGGGACACTCTGAAGATCAAG acTTGACAGCCTCTGAAATTCAAG ATACTAGAAATTCTGAACATGAGATCCAAG aagaagaagaaattttgaGTGTTAATATGGATGAAG acaGAAAATTATTGAAGTCTCTTTTACCCCAAATAAACTGTGGTGTTAGAAACAACACACATATTCGAAGAAAACGAGTTGTAGGAGGAAAGAGGGCAAATAAG GGGCAATTCCCATGGCAGGTGACAATTAAAGAAGGTGAGAGAATCCACTGTGGAGGAACCTATATTGGTGGCTGTTGGGTACTGACTGCTGCCCATTGTGTcag AAAAAATGTAGCACATCGGTATCAAGTATGGACAGGGTTATTAGACTggttaaaaattaataatgaaactGGAATCGAGAGGGTAAATCGAGTGATAATTCACGAAGACTACAACGCAGTCACCTATCAAAATGACATTGCCTTAATCGAGTTGAAAAAACACCAGACCAAGCCCACATGTGAGCTGCCAACCACCATCCCTGCCTGTGTCCCCTGGTCCAGCTACCTCTTCAGACCTGGTGATAAGTGCTTTGTTTCTGGCCTAGGACGAGATGAAG ggaaaaaaaatctttacaagcTCAAATGGGGTGAAATCCAGCTGATAGGCAACTGTTCTAAATATTATTCAACTcgcttctttgagaaggaaatggaatgtgCAG GAACAGATGATGGTTCTATAGATGCCTGTAAAGGGGATTCTGGAGGGCCCTTGGTCTGTATGGATTCCAACAATGTGGCATATGTTTGGGGTGTTGTAAGCTGGGGTGAAAATTGTGGAAAACCTGAATACCCCGGTGTTTATACCAAAGTGGCCCACTATTTTGACTGGATTAGTCATCATGTGGGAAGatctttaatttctaaatataatgTGTGA
- the CFI gene encoding complement factor I isoform X2 encodes MKLGHYLLLLLCVDLSFCKNLSQEDLLDEKCLQEKYTSQSCDKVFCHPWEKCIDKSCTCKLPYQCPKTISLVCSTTGRNYNNYCQLKSHECLYPKTKFLTNGTCSGQGQFDLSLKYGNSESEGLVEVKLGNTTAFICQKNWSITEANVACYYRGFKGGAVNYEKRFNFPHYVDVKITSCLEANCRGLETTLAECVLTKRKTNGKNLAGVVCHTEEADLINDDSFHCVNGKYIPQEKTCDGINDCGDQSDELCCKGCRKGGFFCKSGVCISPKYLCNGEMDCIGGDDEVNCEDLGHSEDQDTRNSEHEIQEEEEILSVNMDEDRKLLKSLLPQINCGVRNNTHIRRKRVVGGKRANKGQFPWQVTIKEGERIHCGGTYIGGCWVLTAAHCVRKNVAHRYQVWTGLLDWLKINNETGIERVNRVIIHEDYNAVTYQNDIALIELKKHQTKPTCELPTTIPACVPWSSYLFRPGDKCFVSGLGRDEGKKNLYKLKWGEIQLIGNCSKYYSTRFFEKEMECAGTDDGSIDACKGDSGGPLVCMDSNNVAYVWGVVSWGENCGKPEYPGVYTKVAHYFDWISHHVGRSLISKYNV; translated from the exons ATGAAACTAGGTCATTATCTTCTCTTACTTTTGTGTGTTGACttaagtttttgtaag AATCTATCACAAGAGGATCTTCTAGATGAAAAATGCTTACAAGAAAAATACACAAGTCAATCTTGTGATAAAGTTTTCTGCCACCCATGGGAAAAATGTATTGACAAAAGTTGTACTTGCAAACTTCCTTACCAATGTCCAAAGACAATTTCATTGGTGTGTTCAACCACTGGAAGAAACTATAATAATTACTGTCAACTAAAGAGCCATGAATGCCTCTATCCGAAAACAAAGTTTTTAACTAATGGAACTTGCAGTGGTCAAG GTCAATTTGATCTTTCTTTGAAATATGGAAAttcagagtcagaaggacttgttGAAGTAAAACTTGGTAATACGACAGCATTCATATGTCAAAAAAATTGGAGCATAACTGAAGCAAATGTGGCCTGTTACTATCGTGGGTTTAAAGg AGGAGCTGTTAATTATGAGAAAAGATTTAATTTCCCTCATTATGTTGATGTCAAGATCACCAGTTGTTTGGAAGCAAATTGTAGAGGATTGGAAACCACTTTGGCAGAATGTGTTTTAACAAAGAGGAAGACTAATGGCAAGAATTTGGCTGGTGTGGTGTGTCATACAGAAGAAGCAG ACCTCATCAATGATGATTCATTCCATTGTGTCAATGGGAAGTACATTCCACAGGAAAAAACTTGTGATGGTATCAATGATTGTGGAGACCAAAGTGACGAACTGTGTTGTAAAG GGTGCAGAAAAGGAGGTTTCTTTTGTAAATCAGGTGTTTGTATTTCCCCAAAATATCTATGTAATGGTGAAATGGACTGCATTGGAGGAGATGATGAAGTAAATTGTGAAG ACTTGGGACACTCTGAAGATCAAG ATACTAGAAATTCTGAACATGAGATCCAAG aagaagaagaaattttgaGTGTTAATATGGATGAAG acaGAAAATTATTGAAGTCTCTTTTACCCCAAATAAACTGTGGTGTTAGAAACAACACACATATTCGAAGAAAACGAGTTGTAGGAGGAAAGAGGGCAAATAAG GGGCAATTCCCATGGCAGGTGACAATTAAAGAAGGTGAGAGAATCCACTGTGGAGGAACCTATATTGGTGGCTGTTGGGTACTGACTGCTGCCCATTGTGTcag AAAAAATGTAGCACATCGGTATCAAGTATGGACAGGGTTATTAGACTggttaaaaattaataatgaaactGGAATCGAGAGGGTAAATCGAGTGATAATTCACGAAGACTACAACGCAGTCACCTATCAAAATGACATTGCCTTAATCGAGTTGAAAAAACACCAGACCAAGCCCACATGTGAGCTGCCAACCACCATCCCTGCCTGTGTCCCCTGGTCCAGCTACCTCTTCAGACCTGGTGATAAGTGCTTTGTTTCTGGCCTAGGACGAGATGAAG ggaaaaaaaatctttacaagcTCAAATGGGGTGAAATCCAGCTGATAGGCAACTGTTCTAAATATTATTCAACTcgcttctttgagaaggaaatggaatgtgCAG GAACAGATGATGGTTCTATAGATGCCTGTAAAGGGGATTCTGGAGGGCCCTTGGTCTGTATGGATTCCAACAATGTGGCATATGTTTGGGGTGTTGTAAGCTGGGGTGAAAATTGTGGAAAACCTGAATACCCCGGTGTTTATACCAAAGTGGCCCACTATTTTGACTGGATTAGTCATCATGTGGGAAGatctttaatttctaaatataatgTGTGA